The following is a genomic window from Miscanthus floridulus cultivar M001 chromosome 14, ASM1932011v1, whole genome shotgun sequence.
accccaacttgtttgggagaCTAAAAGGTTTCATTGTTGTGTTTTTATCCTTGTTGATTAAGATAGCAAATATTTCCATTTTAAAGATTGGCGTGAATGCTTTATTTGGCTTGCTTGCACAACATAGATATTCAGCCTCTATTGATATAGAGAAACTCATCTAATAGTAACATTTATGTTTATAGCTTGTAAATGAGTCATCATATATCTATCTGAAGAGATATGCTTCTGTAtaggaaaattttgaatttccttATTATAaattaaaggaaagaaaaagtCGCCATAGGAATAATATCTGTACATTTCATGTAGCTCCTAAATCTTGTAATATTTTCTTCCTTTTCTCCACAAATTTCTTGTACAAGAAAGCCAGCCCTATACATGCAGATACGGAGAATGATGATGCGTGCATCTACAATCCACTCTTGCAATGCCTCTTCCATCACATGCAAAAACATGGACATGcatgttttttcaaaaaaagtcCACTTTACGTCCTAGGCTCCTAGCCGTTCCTTTTTTGTGCATTGAAATGAGATCAAATCATACCTAACGAAACGTGTCTTCTTCTCTTGTTTTAGAACTTGTGTTTCGACTGAAATTAATTTGTGAGGTTGATAGTTGTCATACCCCATGTTACAAAAAATAAGAAATTTTGCAATTATTTTTTGTCAGTTCGAAGTATTTTATGTTACTTTAATCCTGATATATAAATACACATGAAAATAACAATAAAAACCATATACATAAGTTTCTAACATAGCCTATGGTCTCGTATATATGTCGTCCAAGGAATTTGAACCTTGAAACACACCTGTAAGAGGAAAAATCGAAAGCGACAATCGATTTCATTAGAGGGTGAAACAAGTGTGAATAGTTTGGAAGTAAATTGAGTAAATATTTTGTACAATGTCCAAATGGATAAAATGAATTGTTCGAGTAGTACGATAGACTTTTATTATTATTTCTTGTGTGCGTATATATAGAATGAATATCCTTCCAATATATTCTATCACACTGATTGTGTAGTACACACAAATCCCATGTAAATGAATGTTATCATATTACCTTAACCTCATAATCCCAAACAATTTCTCTCTATATATACCCCCACTGATTCATGTCCATACAACCAGATCAAAGAAACTATCACTTCTCATCATGGCAACTATCACTGACCATTGCTGGCCAGAACCCATTGTACCTGTACAAACCCTTTCCAACTCTGGCGTGCCCACTGTGCCACAACAATACATCAAACCTCCATCTGAGCGTCCTTGTGGTAGCATAACTAGCATGAATTCTCCTGATCTTAGCATCCCTATCATTGATCTTGCATGCTTCTACGATATCTCCGAGCATCGCCAAGCGGTGCTAGATGCAATCGGTGAAGCATGCAAGAACTGGGGATTCTTCCAAGTAGTGAATCATGGTGTGGGCATCGATTCAGTAAAGCGGATGAGAGAGGCATGGAGGGAGTTCTTTGACCTGCCTATGGAAGAGAAAAAATTATATGCAAACTCACCGGTGACATACGAGGGCTATGGGAGCCGCCTTGGAGTTGAGAAAGGTGCAACCTTGGATTGGAGTGACTATTACTTCCTAAACCTCCGGCCAAATGATCTGAGgaaccttgagaagtggccaGAGATGCCTCGTCACCTGAGGTAATACGTGAATGAGACGATCTGATATCTAGCTTAATTTAACTTTCTCTTCTGCAATTTATTTATTATGCATGGTGTCTACCATATCTTTTGTTATGTTAACTGTACATGTGATCCAACTTAGAATTCAGATGTCTTTTGCTTCTTTTTCTTATTACCAGATGTATCGGTGTGCAATAATTCAACTTGATCAAAGCCAAGTAGCTTGAAATACAAAATAAAAAACTAACTTCTATACGATTACGACGTGCGAGATGAGTGAAAGCCCTTACATATATATGAATCGTGAATGAAAGCTCATACATATGTCAAGAAACTTATGTCTCTTTGTATGTATGTGCAGGGAGGTGACTGAGAAGTATGCATCCGAGCTAATGAATCTGAGTGAAGTACTGCTCAAGGCCATGTCAAGCACCTTAGGATTAGATGAGGACTACCTTCACATGGCCTTTGGTGGAAGTAAGGGCATCTCAGCAAGCATGCGTGTAAACTACTATCCAAAGTGCCCAGAGCCTGAGCTGACCCTTGGCCTCTCCTCTCACTCTGATCCTGGCGGTATCACCTTGCTCCTTGTTGATGAAAATGTCAAGGGGACGCAGGTACGCAAGGGGAACACATGGGTCACGGTGCAGCCGATCCCGGGTGCCTTTGTTGTAAACGTTGGAGATCAAATTCAGGTTATATTAACCCTATATTATATCCCTGTTATTATCTTTATATTTTTATACATATACTAGAGGGAAAATTGTTGTTTTTGCGTGAAGTAGTAGCTTTATTATCTTTACATCAAGTATATATAGCGGTAGTATGTAAGAGTTGAACACAGCATGGAGCTGACGTGCGCATCAGGCTGATGGACCGTGAAATAATCAAAAGAAACTGAATAGTGTAACCCATAGTGCTGCATATGCTTTGCAAACATTCAAATGCATGCGTACACAGTTACATAAGCATGTATGCCGCATGCACTACTAATTTTtgtttgtgtgtgtgtatatatatatatagacacacacacactagctagtatatatatatatatagacacacacacactagCTAGTACTCGATCGATGCAATATACTTATATGGTGGATGATGCATGATGAATATGGAACAGATCTTGAGCAACGGCGCGTACAAGAGTGTGGAGCACCGCGCGCTGGCTAGCTCCGGCGACGACCGCCTCACCATCGCCTTCTTCTGCAACCCTTGCGGCGACCTCCCCATCTCGCCGGCGGCTCAGCTGGTGGGCCCCGAGTCGCCGGCGGTGTACGGTCAGCCGGCCATCACCTTCAACGAGTACCGCAAGTACGTGCGCACCAAGGGCGCCCGAGGCAGGGCGCAGGTGGAGTCCCTCTCTAGCTGCAACACCAGCATCACCATGAATTAACCTAGCTGCACGCGAGCAAGAGAGATGGGAATAAAGTGCATGCAGCTAGTTGACCTATAGCAACTATCTTCTGTATCTTATTATTAAGTATGTTTGCCCATGTATGCATATGCTTGCAGCTGGCGTGTTTGCATTGTGATGCCAGAATAACACCAGCTACTCAGCTAGTCAGCTTGCCTGTAGTGCTGAAACTGCAGATAGTCATGTGTTAATATAAGTTGTGACTAGCTAGAAATCATCGATTGGTCTGTACGAATTTCAGTCGGTGTGGTTGATTGCAGTAACCATGTATGTACAAGCATGCATTTCTATTCAATAACAAGTCCTCAGCTCGTGTGTAGTTTGGAACTATATTTTAGTTTGGATTTCAATTGTCTGTAACTCACATGATGATATGTAGCTCACGAAACGTGATAGAACGGGCTATATAGGACCTGAAAATGGCTAGAAAAATGCATGTTCTATATGAACCACCAGAGCCTCAGATGTCCTGGAACTACATGAGGCTGCATAGTGCCTAGCAAGTGAAGCTGGCCGGACGAGCCAACACGACTAGGACGGTGTAGAAATGGCCGAATGGGAACACCAGAAGTCTGTGGACCCATTTAAGGACCGTGGTGTATAGAAACCTAAAAAGAAACACGTCATCACGAACCCAAAACACTACGTCAgtaggcatttgtaggggcggctcatgtgTATTTATAGCCGTGGTTTTGTCAGCCGCCTCTAAGCAACCACGGCTACAAATGCCCAATTCGTAGGGGCGGTTGGCCAGGCGACTGatgatttataggggtggctgaaTATTgatccgcccctacaaatcgatttccagaaatcacgaaaaaTTACTagaaaatagcaatttttttaatcCAGGGAGGCCCCCACTAGTCAGCCACACACACCCGCTCCTTAGCCATGGCCAggattcgaacccacgacctcccCCTCGCTCGTGTGCCAAAAACCAAGATTCCTTTGTAGGAAGAGTGGCACCTATAGTTCATGAAGGCCTTTTGAGGACAGTTTCTGGAAGCTCTTCACCTCCTGGTCGGGAAGTTAGCAAATCTAGCACAGCAACCACAGGACGTCCTGGTTATGCTTCTCTAGCACAAGTTAATACCTCCCAAACCCATGGAGTTTCTGCTCCAGGCGTCACTCCTAAGGGCTATGAATTTGCTGTACCAAGCTTGTCATTTGGAAATTCCAAAAGTACAGGTGTGAAACAACTCAATTCTGGCCAGGGACTACAAGCGGCCTCGTGCTCGGCCAGTGGACGGTGGTGGCCAGCGGCGGAGGCCTCCTACAGCTGCTGGTATAGGCGGCCGGCCACGACCGCTTGCCCGGGACCTTACCCCTGCCACACGACCACCCGCCAACGGTGGTCCGGTGGAGGCGGGTACGGCCACGCCTGCGTTGTCTGCTCCAGCGTCTGTCGGCCGAAGGCGGCGACAGCGGCGGTGAACGAGGCATCAGCGGACAAGACGCCGGACACAGCCAGTACTACACAACACCGACTTCCCCGGCGACGCTGTAGCCGACCGCGGCGAGGCCACCGGCACCGCTACGCCGCCGGAAACCGCTGCAGCAGCCGACTGTGCTACCAGGGAGGGTCACAGTGACCCCACCAGCAGCTCCGTTGCTCGGCCGGCGGACCAAGGTGCTTCGCGTGGCACTGGTGCGACCATGCCGGACACCGTTGTTCCTGCCAGCGGCAGCCAACGACACTAACGACGAAGGCGTCTAGGGAGGTCGGCACGGGCCGCTCCGACGGCGCCGGGCGAAGCTTCTACCATTGCTGCTGCCTGCTTTCAGGAGCCAGACCCGCTGGTCTTGCAGCCCTGCGTGGGCGCGGGGCCTCCCGCGTGGGTTGACCCGATGCTGGAGGAGCTCACCGCATCGCT
Proteins encoded in this region:
- the LOC136504382 gene encoding jasmonate-induced oxygenase 4-like, whose product is MATITDHCWPEPIVPVQTLSNSGVPTVPQQYIKPPSERPCGSITSMNSPDLSIPIIDLACFYDISEHRQAVLDAIGEACKNWGFFQVVNHGVGIDSVKRMREAWREFFDLPMEEKKLYANSPVTYEGYGSRLGVEKGATLDWSDYYFLNLRPNDLRNLEKWPEMPRHLREVTEKYASELMNLSEVLLKAMSSTLGLDEDYLHMAFGGSKGISASMRVNYYPKCPEPELTLGLSSHSDPGGITLLLVDENVKGTQVRKGNTWVTVQPIPGAFVVNVGDQIQILSNGAYKSVEHRALASSGDDRLTIAFFCNPCGDLPISPAAQLVGPESPAVYGQPAITFNEYRKYVRTKGARGRAQVESLSSCNTSITMN